Proteins from a genomic interval of Nautilia sp. PV-1:
- a CDS encoding PDC sensor domain-containing protein has protein sequence MLIREIQEFQKIRKDARAYFCYLFQRNLPNRLPNIGIDVVYEGLERIVHELPGANAAYILDAAGKQISKMITVKEKYKDFQVEFNQSNRTYFYKAVKEKKCILTDPYPSLIGGEMVVSAAMPIFNDKGELLYVAVIDLPIEEILKFVHHEKGDTWAHNFNRVVYGIFAGALFAICVLLFIDGIKMFFTYTINNIDVKKMFESTILITLSLALFDLVKTLLFEEVIGEKEDHPFAIHKTMIKFLGSIVIALAIEGLMLVFKFAMIAPQKLMYAAMLLAAVTFLLIGLAYYMKNVGKDIK, from the coding sequence ATGTTAATTAGGGAAATTCAGGAATTTCAAAAAATAAGAAAAGATGCAAGGGCGTATTTTTGTTATCTGTTTCAGAGAAATCTTCCAAACAGACTTCCGAATATAGGAATTGACGTTGTATATGAAGGGCTTGAAAGAATAGTTCACGAACTTCCTGGGGCAAATGCGGCATATATTTTGGATGCGGCAGGAAAACAGATCAGTAAAATGATTACTGTGAAAGAAAAATATAAAGATTTTCAGGTTGAATTTAATCAGTCCAACAGAACATATTTTTATAAAGCCGTAAAAGAAAAAAAATGTATTTTGACTGATCCGTACCCTAGTCTTATCGGCGGAGAAATGGTTGTAAGTGCGGCAATGCCTATTTTTAATGATAAAGGCGAGCTTTTATATGTGGCTGTAATAGATCTTCCTATTGAAGAGATACTTAAATTTGTGCATCATGAAAAGGGTGATACATGGGCGCATAATTTTAATAGGGTTGTTTACGGTATTTTTGCAGGGGCGTTATTTGCTATTTGTGTACTTTTATTTATAGACGGAATTAAAATGTTTTTTACGTATACGATTAACAATATAGACGTAAAAAAAATGTTTGAATCTACTATTTTAATTACTCTGTCGCTTGCACTTTTCGATTTGGTCAAAACGCTTCTTTTTGAAGAAGTTATAGGAGAAAAAGAGGACCATCCGTTTGCAATACACAAAACTATGATTAAGTTTTTGGGAAGCATTGTAATCGCGCTTGCTATTGAAGGTTTGATGCTGGTATTTAAATTTGCGATGATAGCGCCTCAAAAATTAATGTACGCAGCTATGCTTTTAGCTGCTGTAACATTTTTATTAATAGGATTGGCATATTATATGAAGAACGTGGGTAAAGACATTAAATAA
- the pssA gene encoding CDP-diacylglycerol--serine O-phosphatidyltransferase: MKVKFAYLIPNFFTALSVFFGIMSIIASSQGKFEKAFIYIVFSLIADGLDGRVARLTNTTSKFGVEFDSLADIVAFGTAPAMFLFFAIGEHYGRFGALVSGLYVVFGAIRLARFNVTTNENDPRYFIGLPIPTAAVVLGSWIMLDVKYQSNFDIAILIGALFLSFLMVSNFRYPSFKKIDLNKNVALKVLIIIIILASFIYLYPVEALSAILTVYAFYGFFRGIRGYIKVMKSKR; this comes from the coding sequence ATGAAAGTTAAGTTTGCATATTTAATACCTAATTTTTTTACCGCGTTAAGCGTATTTTTCGGGATAATGAGCATTATTGCCTCATCACAAGGAAAATTTGAAAAAGCGTTTATTTATATTGTTTTCAGTCTTATTGCGGACGGTCTTGACGGAAGAGTCGCGAGACTTACAAACACGACGAGTAAATTCGGAGTGGAATTTGATTCTTTAGCAGATATTGTTGCGTTCGGAACGGCTCCTGCAATGTTTTTATTTTTTGCTATAGGCGAGCATTATGGAAGATTCGGAGCATTAGTGAGCGGGCTTTATGTTGTTTTCGGAGCTATAAGACTTGCAAGGTTTAACGTTACCACAAACGAAAATGACCCGAGATATTTTATCGGACTGCCGATTCCTACGGCTGCAGTTGTTTTGGGCAGCTGGATAATGCTTGATGTTAAATATCAAAGCAATTTCGATATTGCTATTTTGATAGGCGCTCTGTTTTTGAGCTTTTTGATGGTAAGCAATTTCAGATATCCTAGTTTTAAAAAAATAGATTTAAATAAAAACGTTGCATTAAAAGTACTGATAATAATCATAATATTAGCGTCATTTATTTACCTATATCCGGTAGAAGCGTTATCCGCTATATTAACGGTATATGCATTTTACGGTTTTTTCAGGGGAATAAGAGGATATATAAAAGTGATGAAATCTAAACGATAA
- the ftsH gene encoding ATP-dependent zinc metalloprotease FtsH yields MANKKNDDNNFFNKNPLILFIIFALVIVVIFRSIAPSATGEVSAIVNGNQPVMHLTYSDIKKLAKEKKLEYVAIGKTIIKAKLKDGAVVTVQKVPGDTTLIPILDKNNIPYGAINESNWLNDLIFGWIIPIFIFFAIWMFLASRMQKGMGGVLGVGSAKGLIKSEKPNVKFSDVAGNDEAKEEVVEIVDFLKNPERYIELGAKIPKGVLLVGPPGTGKTLLAKAVAGEADVPFFAVSGSSFIEMFVGVGAARVRDLFNQAKKEAPSIIFIDEIDAIGKSRAAGGMMGGNDEREQTLNQLLAEMDGFDSNEPVIVLAATNRPEVLDPALLRPGRFDRQVLVDKPDFEGRVQILEVHIKKIKAGKDVDLKEIAKMTAGLAGADLANIVNEAALLAGRKGKKEVNQEEFVEAVERQIAGLEKKSRRLNEKDKKIVAYHESGHAVIAEITPKARKVKKVSIVPRGLAALGYTLNLPEEDKYLMQKSELLAEVDTLLGGRAAEEVFIGEISTGAGNDLERATDILKSMVMIYGMTEVAGLMVLEKQSNKFLGGGFAQNRDYSEKMQEEVDSFIKKTLEERYTHVKNKLKEYKPVIEKMVKELYEKEVIEGSVVREFIKEFENPEKQDEEPNREENENGNNS; encoded by the coding sequence ATGGCAAATAAAAAGAACGACGATAATAATTTTTTTAATAAAAACCCCTTAATACTGTTTATTATTTTTGCTTTGGTTATTGTAGTTATATTTAGAAGCATAGCTCCTAGTGCAACAGGCGAAGTAAGTGCGATAGTTAACGGTAATCAGCCGGTAATGCATCTGACGTATTCGGATATTAAAAAACTGGCAAAAGAAAAAAAACTTGAATATGTAGCGATAGGCAAAACTATAATTAAAGCAAAACTGAAAGACGGAGCGGTTGTAACTGTTCAAAAAGTTCCGGGTGACACTACATTGATTCCGATTTTGGATAAAAACAATATACCATACGGGGCAATTAACGAGAGCAACTGGCTTAACGATCTGATATTCGGATGGATTATTCCTATATTCATATTTTTTGCAATATGGATGTTTCTGGCAAGCCGTATGCAAAAAGGTATGGGAGGAGTTTTAGGAGTCGGAAGCGCTAAAGGACTTATAAAAAGTGAAAAACCAAATGTAAAATTCAGCGATGTGGCAGGAAACGACGAAGCAAAAGAAGAAGTAGTCGAAATCGTCGATTTTCTAAAAAATCCGGAAAGATATATAGAACTCGGTGCAAAAATTCCCAAGGGTGTGTTATTAGTAGGGCCTCCTGGTACTGGTAAAACACTTCTTGCAAAAGCGGTTGCTGGGGAAGCGGATGTTCCGTTTTTTGCGGTAAGCGGGAGCAGTTTTATAGAAATGTTTGTCGGTGTCGGTGCGGCAAGGGTTAGAGACCTGTTTAACCAGGCTAAAAAAGAAGCGCCTAGTATTATATTTATAGATGAAATAGATGCTATAGGTAAAAGTAGAGCCGCAGGCGGTATGATGGGCGGAAATGACGAAAGAGAACAGACCCTCAATCAGCTGTTGGCGGAAATGGACGGATTTGATTCAAACGAGCCTGTAATAGTACTTGCAGCTACAAACAGACCAGAAGTTTTGGATCCTGCACTTCTCAGACCAGGAAGATTCGACAGACAGGTGCTGGTAGATAAGCCTGATTTTGAAGGAAGAGTGCAGATTCTTGAAGTGCATATCAAAAAAATCAAAGCCGGAAAAGACGTTGATTTAAAAGAAATAGCAAAAATGACTGCGGGACTTGCGGGTGCGGATTTGGCTAATATTGTTAACGAAGCTGCGCTTCTTGCCGGTAGAAAAGGAAAAAAAGAAGTAAACCAGGAAGAATTTGTAGAAGCCGTTGAAAGACAGATAGCCGGACTTGAGAAAAAAAGCAGACGTCTAAACGAAAAAGACAAAAAAATTGTCGCATATCATGAAAGCGGCCATGCCGTTATTGCGGAGATTACACCGAAAGCCAGAAAAGTAAAAAAAGTTTCAATAGTGCCAAGAGGTCTTGCGGCTTTAGGTTATACACTGAATCTGCCGGAAGAAGACAAATATTTAATGCAAAAAAGCGAGCTTTTGGCGGAAGTAGATACACTGCTCGGAGGACGTGCGGCCGAAGAAGTGTTTATAGGTGAAATTTCTACCGGTGCCGGAAACGACCTTGAAAGAGCTACAGATATATTAAAATCAATGGTTATGATATACGGTATGACGGAAGTGGCCGGACTTATGGTGCTTGAAAAACAGTCAAACAAATTTTTAGGCGGAGGATTTGCGCAAAACAGGGACTATTCTGAAAAAATGCAGGAAGAAGTCGACAGTTTTATTAAAAAAACACTTGAAGAGAGATATACTCACGTTAAAAACAAACTGAAAGAATATAAGCCGGTAATAGAAAAAATGGTTAAAGAGCTTTATGAAAAAGAAGTTATAGAAGGCAGTGTGGTAAGAGAATTTATAAAAGAGTTTGAAAATCCTGAAAAACAGGATGAAGAACCTAACAGGGAGGAAAATGAAAACGGAAATAATTCTTAA
- a CDS encoding phosphatidylserine decarboxylase has product MKTEIILKEGYPFIFVSGGLFFISLVFKFALFWQILFFVFFAFFVFFFRNPERVPEDTSKGAVISPSDGEIIEIVETKAPLTGENMIKISIKLSLFDVHVQRSPIEGEITAKEYIHGLFLSLSDKKASELNEQNRVLFSNASKVVVNQIAGFITRRIVDFGKFGRVSLGERYGMIMFGSQVDLYLPKNTKIKVTEFQKVKAGESLIGFLNES; this is encoded by the coding sequence ATGAAAACGGAAATAATTCTTAAAGAAGGTTATCCGTTTATATTTGTAAGCGGAGGGCTTTTTTTTATCTCTTTAGTTTTTAAATTCGCTCTGTTCTGGCAGATACTTTTTTTTGTCTTTTTTGCTTTTTTTGTATTTTTTTTCAGGAATCCGGAAAGAGTTCCCGAAGATACCAGCAAAGGCGCCGTAATATCTCCAAGTGACGGTGAAATCATTGAAATTGTGGAAACAAAAGCGCCTTTAACAGGTGAAAATATGATAAAAATATCAATAAAACTTTCACTCTTTGACGTACATGTTCAAAGAAGCCCGATTGAGGGTGAGATTACTGCAAAAGAGTATATTCACGGGCTGTTTTTGTCTTTAAGTGATAAAAAGGCAAGCGAGCTTAATGAACAAAACAGAGTGCTTTTTTCAAACGCATCAAAAGTCGTAGTCAATCAGATTGCTGGATTTATAACAAGAAGAATAGTGGATTTCGGCAAATTCGGGAGAGTTTCTTTAGGTGAAAGATACGGAATGATAATGTTCGGAAGCCAGGTTGATTTATATCTGCCTAAAAATACAAAAATAAAAGTTACCGAATTTCAAAAAGTAAAAGCCGGAGAAAGTTTAATAGGATTTTTGAATGAAAGTTAA
- a CDS encoding 2-isopropylmalate synthase translates to MEMVKIFDTTLRDGEQSPGASMTIEEKIKVARQLEKLKVDIIEAGFAAASPGDFEAINNIAKEVSESTVCSLARAVEKDIKAAADAIAPAKLKRIHTFIATSPIHMEYKLRMSPDEVIKRAVDAVKYARSFVEDVEFSCEDAGRSEMSFLKEIIAAVIEAGATTINIPDTVGYRFPTEMGAMIKELTDYFPKNVIFSVHCHNDLGLATANSLYSVLNGARQVECTINGLGERAGNAALEEIVMAIKVRRDLFDGIDTRIETKEIYPTSRLVSSVTGIEPQPNKAIVGKNAFAHESGIHQDGVLKHKETYEIMSAESIGLDVKDTIVLGKHSGRHAFSKKLEALGFKLNDEELNEAFMKFKKLADRKKEIYDEDIIAILNDTMDSTPKTYELVSLQLSDCSDGMPSAAAKIKFEDKIYVDAAIGEGTIDAVFKVIDRISGINGKLMDYKVEAVTEGKDALAKVMVKVVFDENKPAVMGHGLSIDTMLASARAYINALNNYVHMKDLLQKKISYKDSI, encoded by the coding sequence ATGGAAATGGTAAAAATTTTTGATACCACATTAAGAGACGGAGAGCAGAGTCCCGGGGCATCAATGACTATTGAAGAAAAAATAAAAGTTGCCCGCCAGCTTGAAAAACTTAAAGTAGATATTATAGAAGCAGGATTTGCGGCTGCGAGTCCCGGTGATTTTGAAGCTATTAACAATATTGCAAAAGAAGTAAGCGAAAGCACGGTATGTTCGCTTGCAAGAGCTGTGGAAAAAGACATTAAAGCGGCTGCAGACGCTATAGCTCCGGCAAAACTTAAAAGAATACATACGTTTATTGCGACAAGTCCTATTCATATGGAATATAAACTAAGAATGAGTCCTGACGAAGTTATAAAAAGAGCAGTGGACGCCGTGAAATATGCAAGAAGCTTTGTGGAAGACGTAGAATTTTCATGTGAAGACGCAGGCAGAAGCGAAATGAGCTTTTTAAAAGAAATAATTGCGGCGGTTATTGAAGCGGGAGCTACGACTATAAATATCCCGGATACCGTAGGTTACAGATTTCCTACCGAAATGGGGGCTATGATTAAAGAGCTTACCGATTATTTTCCAAAAAACGTGATTTTCAGTGTTCACTGTCATAACGATTTGGGTCTTGCGACGGCAAACTCGCTTTACAGCGTTTTAAACGGGGCAAGACAGGTGGAATGTACTATAAACGGGCTTGGCGAGAGAGCCGGAAACGCAGCTCTTGAGGAAATAGTAATGGCTATAAAAGTAAGACGTGATCTGTTTGACGGAATTGATACCAGAATAGAAACAAAAGAGATATACCCTACAAGCAGACTTGTGTCAAGTGTTACGGGCATAGAACCGCAGCCGAATAAAGCAATTGTAGGTAAAAATGCGTTTGCTCATGAGAGCGGTATCCACCAGGACGGTGTTCTTAAACATAAAGAAACATATGAAATTATGAGTGCCGAAAGTATCGGGCTTGACGTTAAAGATACGATTGTGCTTGGAAAACACAGCGGAAGACACGCATTTTCCAAAAAACTTGAAGCTTTAGGTTTTAAATTAAACGACGAAGAATTAAACGAAGCGTTTATGAAATTTAAAAAACTGGCTGACAGGAAAAAAGAAATTTATGACGAAGACATTATAGCTATATTAAACGACACTATGGATTCTACGCCTAAGACGTATGAACTTGTTTCTCTTCAGCTCAGCGACTGCAGCGACGGTATGCCGAGCGCTGCCGCTAAAATAAAATTCGAAGACAAGATTTATGTAGATGCGGCTATAGGAGAGGGAACCATTGATGCGGTGTTTAAAGTAATAGATAGAATCAGCGGTATTAACGGCAAACTTATGGATTATAAAGTTGAGGCGGTAACGGAAGGAAAAGACGCGCTTGCTAAAGTTATGGTTAAGGTGGTGTTTGATGAGAACAAACCTGCCGTTATGGGACACGGACTCAGTATTGATACGATGCTTGCCAGTGCGAGGGCGTATATTAACGCACTTAACAATTATGTGCATATGAAAGATTTATTGCAGAAAAAAATAAGCTATAAAGACAGTATATAA
- a CDS encoding response regulator encodes MGKILVVDDSSTMRRIIVNTLARLGFKDTIQAADGVEAWEAYQKEKDNIDAIITDWNMPNMNGLEFVIKVREVDKETPIIMVTTEGGKKEVITALKAGVNNYIVKPFTPQVLKEKLEAVLGSK; translated from the coding sequence ATGGGAAAAATATTAGTAGTTGACGACTCTTCAACAATGAGAAGAATAATAGTAAATACTCTGGCCAGACTTGGGTTTAAAGACACTATCCAAGCGGCTGACGGAGTTGAGGCATGGGAAGCATATCAGAAAGAAAAAGACAACATAGACGCAATTATTACCGACTGGAATATGCCTAATATGAACGGACTGGAGTTTGTAATTAAAGTAAGAGAAGTTGATAAAGAAACTCCTATTATTATGGTTACTACAGAAGGCGGTAAAAAAGAAGTTATTACTGCTCTTAAAGCCGGAGTGAACAACTATATTGTTAAACCTTTTACACCTCAGGTATTAAAAGAAAAACTTGAAGCGGTACTTGGAAGCAAATGA
- the hisH gene encoding imidazole glycerol phosphate synthase subunit HisH: MKIGIVDYNMGNLASVSNAFQKIGADAEIVKDADKLKNYDKLVFPGVGAFGDAMEHLRNTNLDEAMKEFVKSGKYVIGVCLGMQLLFESSEEFGTHEGLGIIPGSVVRFDKKIESTHKVPHMGWNKMFFAKKTPLFETLNNPYLYFVHSYHAVCDEKYIIGKTLYGYEFVSAVNKDNVFGFQPHPEKSHSAGLKILENFVKL; this comes from the coding sequence ATGAAGATTGGTATTGTTGATTACAATATGGGTAATCTTGCAAGTGTAAGCAACGCTTTTCAAAAAATAGGCGCCGATGCTGAAATTGTAAAAGATGCAGATAAATTAAAAAATTACGATAAACTTGTTTTTCCGGGTGTCGGAGCGTTTGGAGACGCAATGGAGCATTTAAGGAATACTAATCTTGATGAAGCTATGAAAGAATTTGTTAAAAGCGGGAAGTATGTTATAGGAGTGTGCCTAGGGATGCAGCTTCTGTTTGAAAGCAGTGAAGAATTTGGTACGCATGAAGGGTTGGGAATCATACCCGGAAGCGTTGTCAGGTTTGATAAAAAAATAGAAAGCACACATAAAGTTCCGCATATGGGCTGGAATAAAATGTTTTTTGCAAAAAAAACTCCCCTTTTTGAAACTTTGAATAATCCTTATTTGTATTTTGTCCATTCATATCATGCTGTGTGTGATGAAAAGTATATAATAGGCAAAACATTATACGGTTATGAATTTGTCAGTGCGGTTAACAAGGACAATGTTTTCGGTTTTCAGCCGCATCCTGAAAAAAGCCATAGCGCAGGGCTTAAAATTTTAGAAAATTTTGTAAAACTATAA
- a CDS encoding TIGR04219 family outer membrane beta-barrel protein, with translation MKKLSIALILAGAVSIASADLLSISAGAGYEQQDISGYVKLNGVTNYFNNKSAETDGNVNTGNFGLQDEKNPYFWIKMIHPIPIVPNVKFQYTKYDSTGHSDYIAGNVEIFGDVTIPTAVTNASTSQTIDSYDLTLFYEFKPVVADIEAGLGVDYWKGHTKIYGTAGGVTKNWVDDDWSVALPYLYGHIETMKVFGFSGIATVKWAKAGDNHHYDYIGAVKYTFDAPGPVNPFVKIGYRYKEAYGVDGDNETLLKYKGAFLEIGAKF, from the coding sequence ATGAAAAAACTCAGTATTGCATTAATTTTAGCCGGAGCTGTCAGTATAGCAAGCGCAGATTTGTTAAGCATAAGCGCCGGTGCCGGGTATGAACAGCAGGATATCAGCGGATATGTTAAGTTAAACGGTGTTACCAACTATTTTAATAACAAATCAGCCGAAACAGACGGCAATGTAAATACAGGTAATTTCGGACTTCAAGATGAAAAAAATCCTTATTTCTGGATTAAAATGATTCATCCGATACCTATTGTCCCGAATGTTAAATTTCAATATACGAAATATGATTCAACCGGTCACAGTGATTATATAGCCGGAAATGTTGAAATATTCGGTGACGTAACTATTCCTACGGCTGTTACGAACGCTTCGACTTCACAGACAATCGATTCATATGATTTAACGCTTTTTTATGAATTCAAACCTGTAGTGGCGGATATTGAAGCGGGATTAGGAGTTGATTACTGGAAAGGGCATACCAAAATATACGGTACTGCGGGCGGAGTAACCAAAAACTGGGTCGATGACGACTGGAGTGTCGCTCTTCCGTATTTATACGGACATATAGAGACGATGAAAGTATTCGGATTTTCAGGCATAGCTACGGTAAAATGGGCAAAAGCCGGTGACAATCACCATTACGATTATATAGGAGCCGTAAAATACACGTTTGACGCACCGGGTCCTGTAAATCCTTTTGTAAAAATAGGTTACAGATATAAAGAGGCATACGGTGTTGACGGAGACAACGAAACACTTTTAAAATATAAAGGTGCATTTTTAGAAATAGGAGCGAAGTTTTGA
- the hisA gene encoding 1-(5-phosphoribosyl)-5-[(5-phosphoribosylamino)methylideneamino]imidazole-4-carboxamide isomerase gives MTIFPAIDLKDGQAVRLTKGLMDSAKVYSSEPYELAKRFEEMGAEWLHIVDLNGAFAGEPKNIEQIEKIRKNTNLKIQLGGGIRDEKTIKRYLDLGINRLILGSIAAKNPQLVSELADNYPIAVGIDAKDGFVAIDGWDKTEGIKAVELAKMYENSKIECIIATDISKDGTLSGLNIDFILDIGKASKKPVIASGGVASEDDIKKVKENNIYGVIIGKAFYEGKIDLEKILKEY, from the coding sequence ATGACAATATTTCCGGCGATAGATTTAAAAGACGGTCAGGCGGTCAGACTGACAAAAGGTTTAATGGACAGTGCAAAAGTATACAGCAGCGAACCTTATGAACTTGCAAAAAGATTTGAAGAAATGGGGGCAGAGTGGCTTCATATCGTAGATTTAAACGGTGCGTTTGCGGGAGAGCCGAAAAATATCGAACAGATAGAAAAAATAAGAAAAAATACTAATCTTAAAATTCAGCTTGGCGGCGGAATCAGAGATGAAAAAACTATAAAAAGATATCTTGATCTTGGAATAAACAGACTGATTTTAGGAAGTATAGCGGCAAAAAATCCTCAATTAGTTTCCGAACTTGCCGATAATTATCCAATAGCCGTAGGAATAGACGCAAAAGACGGATTTGTTGCTATAGACGGATGGGACAAGACGGAGGGTATAAAAGCTGTCGAACTTGCCAAAATGTATGAAAATTCTAAAATAGAGTGTATAATTGCAACAGATATTTCTAAAGACGGCACGCTAAGCGGTCTTAATATCGATTTTATACTTGATATAGGTAAAGCCAGTAAAAAGCCCGTAATTGCGAGCGGAGGAGTTGCAAGCGAAGACGATATAAAAAAAGTAAAAGAGAATAATATATACGGTGTTATAATAGGAAAAGCTTTTTATGAAGGCAAGATAGATTTAGAAAAAATTTTAAAGGAGTATTAA
- a CDS encoding 50S ribosomal protein L11 methyltransferase, with protein sequence MTDKYYELSVNVSSFKDEIENFLMERFFNGIEERNNTLILRSEDKFEDLIKELEEYVKALEEIFNTKIDLKIDIKEKSNQDWIKTYQESVKPVEIEEFYIHPSWYEPKKDKINILIDPALAFGSGHHETTRSCVKAIKRYVKNGDTLLDVGCGSGILGIVASKLGAKVDACDTDPLAVESTKENFELNNAEYKNIWQGSAGNTDKKYDVVVANIIADVLIFIAKELKEKVNSYLILSGIIDKYKDKVLKKYLDEFALVEEIPENEWVTLILKRK encoded by the coding sequence ATGACAGATAAATATTATGAATTAAGTGTCAATGTTTCATCTTTTAAAGATGAAATAGAAAATTTTTTAATGGAAAGATTTTTTAACGGGATTGAAGAAAGAAACAATACTCTTATATTAAGAAGCGAAGATAAATTTGAAGATTTAATTAAAGAACTTGAAGAATACGTAAAAGCTTTGGAAGAAATATTTAATACCAAAATAGATTTAAAAATAGATATTAAAGAAAAATCAAATCAGGACTGGATTAAAACATATCAGGAATCGGTAAAACCTGTTGAAATAGAAGAATTTTATATACATCCTAGCTGGTATGAACCGAAAAAAGACAAAATAAATATTTTGATAGATCCCGCACTGGCTTTTGGCAGCGGACATCATGAGACTACAAGAAGCTGTGTAAAAGCTATAAAAAGATATGTTAAAAACGGGGACACCCTGCTTGATGTAGGATGCGGAAGCGGTATATTAGGAATCGTGGCAAGCAAGCTCGGAGCAAAAGTTGACGCGTGCGACACCGACCCTCTGGCAGTGGAGAGCACAAAAGAAAATTTTGAACTGAATAATGCCGAATATAAGAACATATGGCAGGGAAGTGCTGGTAATACGGATAAAAAATATGATGTGGTAGTGGCAAATATTATAGCGGATGTATTAATATTTATTGCAAAAGAGTTAAAAGAAAAAGTTAATAGTTATTTAATTTTATCGGGTATAATAGACAAATATAAAGATAAAGTGCTTAAAAAATATTTAGATGAATTTGCACTAGTTGAAGAAATCCCTGAAAACGAATGGGTAACATTAATTTTAAAAAGGAAATAG
- the der gene encoding ribosome biogenesis GTPase Der has translation MIKVAILGKPNVGKSSLFNRILRERDAIVSERAGTTRDIKKREVSLDDDLEEIVLLDTGGLEERDELFNKVKEKALEVAKEADIVLYMVDGKTIPDEEEIKYFRNLQKLDKHIILVVNKIDNDKMMEKVYDFYELGADEIYPISVAHNRGVGKLIERIKAFVPKKPKTFEVSEFEQEIPLEDLLFEENEENENLEELKEIKVAIVGRVNVGKSSLLNALVGEERAIVSDVDGTTIDPIDESIYHDGWNITFVDTAGIRRRSKIKDIEKYALLRTEKVLENADIAILVVDANEGVVELDEKIGGLIDKHKNGVIIVANKWDENSEEFHKFRDEIYYRFKYLYFAPFLVVSAKTGRNIDKLKDEIIKVYKNYSKRIPTSTLNKWIEEATQRHRIPTDIGGKEVKIFFATQFKTKPPTIALVMNRTKLHFSYKRYLVNFLRQKEDFTGTPIIFVPRKKGEKE, from the coding sequence ATGATTAAAGTAGCAATTTTAGGAAAACCTAACGTAGGGAAAAGTTCGCTTTTTAACAGAATACTGCGTGAAAGAGACGCAATTGTAAGTGAAAGAGCCGGAACGACCAGAGATATTAAAAAAAGAGAGGTAAGCCTTGATGACGATCTGGAAGAAATAGTGCTTTTAGATACGGGCGGGCTCGAAGAGAGGGACGAACTTTTTAACAAAGTTAAAGAAAAAGCCCTTGAAGTGGCAAAAGAAGCCGATATAGTGCTTTATATGGTAGACGGAAAAACAATTCCGGACGAAGAGGAAATAAAATATTTCAGAAACCTTCAAAAGCTGGATAAACATATCATTTTGGTTGTGAATAAAATTGACAACGATAAAATGATGGAAAAAGTGTATGATTTTTATGAGCTCGGAGCCGATGAGATATATCCTATTTCCGTTGCACACAACAGAGGAGTCGGCAAACTTATAGAAAGAATAAAAGCGTTTGTTCCGAAAAAACCCAAAACCTTTGAAGTAAGCGAATTTGAACAGGAAATACCTCTTGAAGATCTTCTTTTTGAGGAAAATGAAGAAAACGAAAACCTGGAAGAATTAAAAGAGATAAAAGTTGCTATTGTAGGACGTGTAAACGTCGGTAAAAGTTCGCTTTTAAACGCTCTTGTAGGAGAAGAGAGGGCGATTGTCAGCGATGTTGACGGCACGACTATAGATCCTATCGACGAAAGTATTTATCATGACGGATGGAATATTACGTTTGTGGATACGGCGGGGATCAGAAGAAGAAGCAAAATAAAAGATATTGAAAAATACGCACTCTTAAGAACGGAAAAAGTCCTTGAAAACGCAGATATAGCAATACTTGTAGTCGATGCTAACGAAGGTGTCGTAGAACTTGACGAAAAAATCGGAGGGCTTATAGACAAGCATAAAAACGGTGTAATTATAGTAGCAAACAAATGGGATGAAAACTCTGAAGAGTTTCATAAATTCAGAGACGAGATTTATTACAGATTTAAATATCTTTATTTTGCCCCGTTTTTAGTGGTAAGCGCAAAAACCGGAAGAAATATTGATAAACTCAAAGATGAAATAATAAAAGTTTATAAAAATTATTCAAAAAGAATACCTACTTCTACTCTTAACAAATGGATAGAAGAAGCGACTCAGAGACATAGAATACCGACGGATATCGGAGGTAAGGAAGTTAAAATATTTTTTGCTACGCAGTTTAAAACAAAGCCGCCTACCATTGCTCTGGTAATGAACAGAACAAAACTGCATTTTTCTTATAAAAGATATTTGGTAAACTTCCTAAGACAAAAAGAGGATTTTACAGGTACTCCTATTATTTTTGTGCCTAGAAAAAAAGGAGAAAAAGAATGA